A genomic stretch from Lysobacter ciconiae includes:
- a CDS encoding pilus assembly protein — MKAAKAGASAAFSGLGTNVRVGFRTIWKRQPGGTRPANEPKHAVPIPVAHNNGLFVDPNGPAGNNNNRTQWFNRLHNAVGQSGTPLHGALRDAGEYFSSNAANGPYGPESGSDQLACRQNFSILTTDGYWNDFSNYGSGVKVGNADGTAGQKISGPKNDDYTYAPAAPFKDELSDTLADIAMYYWKTDLSSLTNIVPTSVGNPAFWQHMVTFGISIGLRGTLDPDNDLPALKDGTLQWPNPLPTENATRIDDLWHASVNGHGTFLSASNPNEFAAGLKAALATITERVGSFSNVTANSTTLDADTAVFQASYVSGVWTGELLSYPINQTGVSVTPSWRASAGIPSSGRKIFTFDGSSGVNFPTTNQTQLLVRTGASNYPVTGSDNADYIAGVRTLEIEKGGSLRSRNHVLGDIVSSSPAYSKETSTVFVGANDGMLHAFSAATGAELFAYIPASINWSDLSTLSRPDYAHRYFVDGPVVVSDRTQTPGKNLLVGSLGKGGKGLFALDVTNSQSFTASNVLWEKAETPLGNMGLVQGKPIIAKLNNGVTGLIVSNGVNSSHDRAVLLVYNLTTGELLKEIDTAAGSASAPNGLSPPVGWDTDGNGTLDAVYAGDHLGNVWKFDLGGTTTSSWKVANSGAALFKASNGTGASQTAQPITGALTVAMHPTTYQTWLFFGTGRLMTVGDVENRDVQSMYGLVDTGATVLKTALTKRDIKQVGTRDGRPVRGFEAQTPLPLDSKGWFVDLVTPPNTAEGERIVTDAQVVGNVLVTSSVIPTANACESDGRGYINALDAFTGTSTGPSFFDLNNDGSFDDETIGTGDNQVPIGSVDLGVGMPTLGSLLRGRMVVGGSTGGTASVPTRETRNVGRVSWREVVGE; from the coding sequence ATGAAGGCGGCCAAGGCCGGCGCCAGTGCAGCGTTCAGCGGTCTAGGAACTAACGTTCGCGTCGGGTTCCGAACGATCTGGAAGCGCCAGCCTGGTGGCACCCGTCCAGCCAACGAGCCGAAGCACGCCGTCCCGATCCCTGTAGCTCACAACAATGGCTTGTTTGTCGATCCAAACGGGCCGGCGGGCAATAATAACAACCGAACGCAATGGTTCAACCGACTGCACAATGCTGTGGGGCAGAGTGGAACGCCGCTGCATGGGGCATTGCGGGACGCTGGAGAGTATTTTTCGTCCAACGCGGCAAATGGCCCATATGGTCCCGAGTCGGGATCTGATCAGCTTGCGTGCCGTCAAAACTTCTCGATCCTTACTACTGACGGCTATTGGAACGACTTTAGCAACTACGGTAGTGGAGTGAAGGTCGGCAATGCGGACGGCACTGCTGGCCAGAAGATCAGCGGGCCAAAGAACGATGACTATACGTACGCTCCTGCGGCTCCGTTCAAGGATGAACTTTCAGATACTCTCGCGGATATCGCGATGTACTACTGGAAAACCGATCTGTCCAGTCTGACAAACATCGTGCCGACGAGCGTAGGTAACCCGGCGTTCTGGCAGCACATGGTCACCTTTGGTATATCCATCGGTCTGCGTGGCACCCTCGATCCCGACAACGATCTCCCGGCATTGAAGGATGGCACGCTCCAGTGGCCTAATCCCTTGCCAACGGAGAACGCGACGCGAATCGATGATCTTTGGCACGCGTCTGTGAACGGCCATGGTACGTTCCTGTCTGCAAGCAATCCAAACGAGTTTGCCGCCGGGCTCAAGGCCGCGCTTGCAACGATCACCGAACGGGTGGGTTCCTTCTCCAACGTCACCGCAAACTCCACTACGCTTGATGCGGATACTGCGGTATTCCAGGCCAGCTACGTCTCTGGGGTGTGGACGGGCGAACTGCTTTCCTATCCAATCAACCAAACAGGCGTTTCTGTTACCCCCTCGTGGCGTGCTTCTGCCGGGATTCCCTCGTCCGGGCGAAAGATATTCACATTCGACGGTTCCAGCGGTGTCAATTTCCCCACGACGAACCAGACGCAATTGCTAGTGCGCACCGGAGCAAGTAACTATCCGGTAACCGGCAGCGACAATGCCGACTATATCGCGGGCGTGCGCACTCTGGAGATCGAAAAGGGTGGTTCGCTGAGAAGCCGCAATCACGTGCTCGGTGACATTGTCAGTTCTTCTCCGGCGTACTCCAAGGAGACCAGCACGGTGTTTGTTGGAGCCAACGACGGAATGCTCCACGCCTTCTCCGCCGCTACCGGTGCCGAGCTTTTCGCATACATCCCGGCTTCAATCAACTGGTCCGATCTGAGCACGCTGAGTCGGCCTGATTACGCTCATCGTTACTTCGTCGACGGGCCCGTGGTGGTGTCGGATCGAACCCAGACTCCCGGCAAAAACCTGCTCGTTGGAAGTCTGGGTAAAGGCGGTAAGGGCCTGTTTGCCCTGGATGTGACCAATTCGCAGTCTTTCACAGCAAGCAACGTCTTGTGGGAGAAAGCGGAAACTCCATTGGGAAATATGGGGTTGGTGCAAGGCAAGCCCATCATCGCCAAGCTCAACAATGGCGTCACCGGCCTGATCGTCAGCAATGGCGTGAACAGCTCACACGATCGGGCGGTACTGCTTGTCTACAACCTCACGACAGGCGAATTGCTCAAGGAAATTGACACCGCGGCTGGCTCGGCTTCTGCACCCAACGGCTTGTCGCCACCTGTAGGTTGGGATACTGACGGAAACGGGACGCTCGATGCCGTGTATGCGGGGGACCACCTGGGCAACGTCTGGAAGTTTGATCTGGGTGGGACAACCACATCGAGTTGGAAGGTGGCCAATTCAGGGGCTGCGCTGTTCAAAGCATCCAACGGCACCGGTGCGTCGCAAACCGCACAGCCGATTACCGGAGCGTTGACCGTGGCGATGCACCCTACGACCTATCAGACGTGGCTGTTCTTCGGAACAGGACGATTGATGACGGTAGGCGACGTGGAAAATCGGGATGTCCAGAGCATGTATGGACTTGTCGATACAGGCGCAACCGTTCTGAAGACAGCGCTGACCAAGCGAGATATCAAGCAGGTGGGGACTAGGGATGGCCGTCCGGTGCGGGGATTCGAAGCACAGACTCCGTTGCCTTTGGATAGCAAGGGCTGGTTCGTCGATCTGGTGACGCCTCCAAACACAGCGGAGGGGGAACGGATCGTGACGGATGCCCAGGTGGTTGGCAACGTGCTCGTGACCTCAAGCGTCATTCCGACTGCAAACGCGTGTGAGTCGGATGGCCGGGGTTACATCAACGCGCTTGACGCATTCACAGGTACCAGTACGGGGCCGTCGTTCTTCGATCTCAACAACGATGGGAGCTTTGATGATGAAACGATTGGTACCGGTGATAACCAAGTGCCGATCGGCTCTGTGGATCTGGGAGTAGGGATGCCAACGCTTGGATCGCTGCTTCGGGGCCGTATGGTCGTGGGAGGTTCAACTGGCGGTACGGCGAGCGTGCCCACGCGTGAAACGCGTAATGTGGGGCGCGTCTCATGGCGCGAAGTGGTCGGAGAATGA
- a CDS encoding type IV pilin protein, whose product MMMQRSPDNPRRSTAGAGGFTLIEVMIVVVIVAILATIAYPSYQDQVMRSRRSAGAVCLQERAQFMERHYTTNLSYAAAPAPAQCDGSVARFYQVQASGVTARAYTLEAVPQGAQATRDTKCGTLSINQRGERSASGTAGAGECW is encoded by the coding sequence ATGATGATGCAGCGCAGCCCAGACAATCCCCGCCGATCGACGGCGGGGGCGGGAGGATTCACGCTCATCGAGGTCATGATCGTCGTCGTGATCGTGGCGATCCTGGCGACGATCGCCTACCCCAGCTACCAGGATCAGGTGATGCGCTCACGTCGTTCGGCGGGTGCCGTCTGCCTGCAGGAGAGAGCACAGTTCATGGAGCGGCACTACACGACGAACCTCAGCTACGCCGCCGCTCCGGCACCGGCGCAATGCGACGGCTCGGTAGCGCGCTTCTATCAGGTCCAGGCGAGCGGCGTCACGGCTCGCGCGTACACGCTGGAAGCAGTGCCGCAGGGCGCGCAGGCGACACGCGACACTAAATGCGGGACTCTCTCCATCAACCAGCGGGGTGAGCGCTCAGCTAGCGGAACCGCCGGTGCGGGCGAGTGCTGGTAG
- a CDS encoding GspH/FimT family pseudopilin yields MTLLELLVAIAVMGVLLGIGVPSFQSLQRRMRADTTFHMITSALATARATAVTRGVPVSLCPSADGLRCDRHSAWEKGWIVFEDADRASQPAADGAVMQRFGSLKGGVVLRSTAGRTLLRFQPSGMSAGSNISLRLCSDRDSAYLGSVVVNNAGRARTERKQNEACPFAL; encoded by the coding sequence TTGACGTTGCTGGAGTTGCTGGTGGCAATCGCGGTGATGGGGGTGTTGCTGGGGATTGGGGTACCTTCGTTTCAGAGCCTGCAGCGGCGGATGCGTGCAGACACGACGTTTCATATGATCACCAGTGCGCTGGCAACCGCACGCGCGACGGCGGTGACGCGTGGCGTGCCGGTCAGCCTTTGTCCCAGCGCCGATGGGCTCCGCTGTGATCGCCACAGCGCTTGGGAGAAGGGGTGGATCGTGTTCGAGGACGCTGACCGCGCAAGCCAGCCAGCCGCGGACGGCGCCGTCATGCAGCGCTTCGGAAGCTTGAAAGGTGGAGTCGTGTTGCGCAGCACGGCAGGCAGGACACTGCTGCGCTTCCAGCCGAGCGGTATGTCAGCGGGCAGCAACATCAGCCTACGCCTGTGCTCCGACAGAGACAGCGCCTATCTGGGCAGCGTGGTCGTAAACAACGCCGGACGTGCGCGCACCGAGCGAAAGCAGAACGAGGCCTGCCCGTTCGCCCTGTAG
- the uvrB gene encoding excinuclease ABC subunit UvrB, with protein sequence MNDAAHTPSAPTDAPPERFPGARQREGTFELVSPYSPAGDQPQAIEKLVEGFEAGLAHQTLLGVTGSGKTYTIANVIQQVQKPTLVMAPNKTLAAQLYGEFKSFFPNNAVEYFVSYYDYYQPEAYVASSDTFIEKDSSVNEHIEQMRLSATKALLERRDAIIVCTVSAIYGLGDPNEYFRMVLHMVRGERIDQRELIRRLTEMQYSRNDTELRRGTYRVRGEVIDVHPAESEMEAVRIELFDGEIENVSTFDPLTGESLRKLQRYTIYPKSHYVTTRRTVLDAVDAIKDELRVRLEQLYAQNKLLEAQRLAQRTQFDLEMLAEVGYCNGVENYSRHLTGHMPGEPPPCLFDYLPPDALLVVDESHVTIPQIGAMYKGDRSRKETLVEFGFRLPSALDNRPLRFEEWEGRSPRSIYVSATPRAYELEKSEGQVVELVVRPTGLIDPEVEVRPVATQVDDVLGEINLRVAMGDRVLITTLTKRMAENLTEYLAEHDVRVRYLHSDIDTVERVEIIRDLRLGKFDVVVGINLLREGLDMPEVSLVAILDADKEGFLRSTGSLIQTIGRAARNVRGKAILYADKVTDSMKRAIEETDRRRGKQVEYNTEHGITPTSVNRAVMDVMEGARVDPAALKERNRARQVAEELAEYAALNPAQLSARIKKLEQKMYQHARDLEFEEAGAVRDQLHLLKQQGFGV encoded by the coding sequence ATGAACGACGCAGCGCACACCCCATCCGCCCCAACGGATGCCCCTCCCGAGCGCTTCCCTGGCGCGCGGCAGCGCGAGGGGACCTTTGAGCTGGTATCGCCCTATTCGCCGGCTGGCGACCAGCCACAGGCGATTGAGAAGCTTGTGGAAGGGTTCGAGGCCGGGCTGGCGCACCAGACGCTGCTGGGCGTCACCGGCTCGGGCAAGACCTACACCATCGCCAACGTCATCCAGCAGGTGCAGAAGCCGACGCTGGTGATGGCGCCCAACAAGACGCTCGCCGCGCAGCTGTACGGGGAGTTCAAGTCGTTCTTCCCCAATAACGCGGTCGAGTACTTCGTCAGCTACTACGACTACTACCAGCCCGAGGCCTATGTGGCGTCGTCGGACACCTTTATCGAGAAGGACAGTTCGGTCAACGAGCACATCGAGCAGATGCGGCTCTCGGCGACCAAGGCGCTGCTGGAGCGGCGCGACGCGATCATCGTGTGCACCGTCTCGGCGATCTACGGCCTGGGCGATCCGAACGAGTACTTCCGCATGGTGCTGCACATGGTGCGCGGCGAGCGCATCGACCAGCGCGAGCTGATCCGCCGGCTCACCGAGATGCAGTACTCGCGCAACGACACCGAGCTGCGCCGCGGCACGTATCGCGTGCGTGGCGAGGTGATCGACGTGCATCCGGCCGAGTCGGAGATGGAAGCGGTGCGGATCGAGCTGTTCGATGGTGAGATCGAGAACGTCTCGACCTTTGATCCGCTCACCGGCGAGAGCCTGCGCAAACTGCAGCGTTACACGATCTACCCCAAGTCCCACTACGTCACCACGCGGCGCACGGTGCTGGACGCCGTGGATGCCATCAAGGACGAACTGCGCGTACGCCTGGAGCAGTTGTACGCCCAGAACAAGCTGCTGGAGGCGCAGCGGCTCGCGCAGCGCACCCAGTTCGATCTGGAGATGCTTGCCGAGGTCGGCTACTGCAACGGCGTGGAGAACTACAGCCGGCACCTGACCGGCCACATGCCCGGCGAGCCGCCGCCGTGCCTGTTCGACTACCTGCCGCCCGACGCGCTGCTGGTGGTGGACGAGTCGCACGTGACCATTCCGCAGATCGGCGCGATGTACAAGGGCGACCGGTCGCGCAAGGAGACCCTGGTGGAGTTCGGTTTCCGCCTGCCGTCCGCGCTGGATAACCGCCCGCTGCGTTTCGAGGAGTGGGAAGGGCGGTCGCCGCGATCGATCTACGTGTCCGCCACGCCGCGTGCCTACGAGCTGGAGAAATCCGAAGGCCAGGTCGTCGAACTGGTCGTGCGTCCGACCGGACTCATCGACCCTGAAGTGGAGGTGCGCCCCGTCGCCACCCAGGTCGATGACGTGCTCGGCGAGATCAACCTGCGCGTCGCGATGGGTGATCGCGTGCTGATCACGACGCTGACCAAGCGCATGGCCGAGAACCTCACCGAGTACCTCGCCGAGCACGATGTGCGCGTGCGGTACCTGCACTCGGACATCGACACGGTCGAGCGGGTGGAGATCATCCGCGACCTGCGCCTGGGCAAATTCGATGTGGTGGTGGGCATCAACCTGCTGCGCGAGGGCCTGGACATGCCCGAGGTGTCGCTGGTGGCGATCCTGGATGCCGACAAGGAGGGCTTCCTGCGCTCGACGGGCTCATTGATCCAGACCATCGGCCGGGCGGCCCGCAACGTGCGCGGCAAGGCGATCCTCTACGCCGACAAGGTAACCGACTCGATGAAGCGGGCGATCGAGGAGACCGACCGGCGCCGCGGCAAGCAGGTCGAGTACAACACCGAGCACGGCATCACGCCGACGTCGGTGAACCGTGCAGTGATGGACGTCATGGAAGGCGCGCGTGTGGATCCGGCCGCGCTGAAGGAGCGTAACCGCGCGCGTCAGGTCGCCGAGGAGCTGGCGGAGTACGCGGCGCTCAATCCTGCGCAACTGTCGGCGCGGATCAAAAAGCTCGAACAGAAGATGTACCAGCACGCGCGGGATCTGGAATTCGAGGAGGCCGGCGCCGTGCGCGACCAGCTGCACCTGCTGAAACAGCAGGGCTTCGGCGTCTGA
- a CDS encoding DUF6683 family protein, with product MRTQLKCLLIGLAGASLLAPAHAQWSPSPTLDMGVNYGQMALSQSAIGGTRALSKSSNKAIESPTPTVSPAKAKQPPFNPRFKSDPKVSKLVDQRFARYLASDQPNEEEAAAMVMRDLEAGHYRADFKKLLDANGLAANDLIDVTAAHYAALWEVVRGTALTRAQVTSIRNQLRQAMRDDPELAAMDDADRQEIAETFMLHTAAALGGYRTLQARGDKKLLAQYRDGVQRNMLPDGPDLKSVSVNSGGFTSAVPARR from the coding sequence ATGCGAACCCAACTGAAATGCCTGTTGATCGGATTGGCCGGCGCGTCCCTTCTGGCACCGGCGCATGCCCAGTGGTCACCCAGCCCTACCCTCGACATGGGCGTAAACTACGGCCAGATGGCACTCAGCCAGTCGGCGATCGGTGGCACCCGCGCGCTGAGCAAGAGCAGCAACAAGGCGATTGAATCACCGACACCCACCGTGTCCCCAGCCAAAGCGAAGCAGCCGCCCTTCAATCCGCGGTTCAAGTCCGACCCGAAGGTGAGCAAGCTGGTCGACCAGCGTTTCGCGCGCTACCTGGCCAGCGATCAGCCCAACGAGGAGGAAGCGGCGGCGATGGTCATGCGCGATCTTGAGGCCGGCCATTACCGCGCGGACTTCAAGAAGCTGCTCGATGCCAACGGCCTGGCCGCCAACGACCTCATCGATGTCACCGCGGCACACTACGCCGCCCTGTGGGAGGTCGTCAGGGGAACCGCGCTGACCCGGGCCCAGGTCACCTCCATCCGCAACCAGTTGCGCCAGGCCATGCGCGATGACCCGGAACTGGCCGCGATGGACGATGCGGATCGGCAGGAAATCGCGGAGACGTTCATGCTCCATACCGCGGCGGCGCTGGGCGGTTACCGGACCCTCCAGGCCCGCGGCGACAAGAAGCTGCTGGCGCAGTACCGCGACGGCGTGCAGCGCAACATGCTCCCCGACGGTCCGGACCTGAAAAGCGTGAGCGTGAACTCGGGCGGCTTCACCAGCGCGGTCCCGGCGCGCCGCTGA
- a CDS encoding FliI/YscN family ATPase codes for MGNEQDALLAGALNRARTVERVGKVAEAYGTLIRATGLKAAIGELCELRNPPHEGPADFHLAAEVVGVSRQHTLLTPLGALDGVSATTEVYATGRQATVLAGDGLLGRVLDAHGNPIDGLGPISGGVPAPIYASSPNPLSRKLIDRPFSTGVRAIDSVMSVGEGQRLGIFAVAGGGKSTLLGMLARGGDADVNIIALVGERGREVNEFILDNLGAEGLARSVVIVATSDRPALERSRAAWVATAIAEHFRDRGQRVLLLLDSVTRFARALRDVGLAVGEPPARRGYPPSVFSALPGLFERAGNNDKGSITAFYTVLMEDEDGSDPIAEEVRSILDGHVVLSRKLAAAYHYPAIDVLGSLSRTMPRVVDRTHQHAAGQLRKYLAKYQDIELLLQLGEYQRGTDPEADIAIDRIEPIRRLLQQPATELVPFERSADALRRLFP; via the coding sequence CTGGGCAACGAACAGGACGCGCTCCTCGCCGGCGCCCTGAACCGTGCACGCACCGTCGAGCGGGTCGGCAAGGTCGCCGAAGCCTATGGCACCCTCATCCGCGCGACGGGCCTGAAGGCCGCGATCGGCGAGTTGTGCGAACTGCGCAATCCGCCGCATGAAGGTCCCGCCGACTTCCACCTCGCCGCCGAGGTGGTCGGGGTGTCCCGCCAGCACACGCTGCTGACGCCGCTGGGCGCGCTGGACGGGGTGTCGGCGACCACCGAGGTCTATGCGACCGGGCGCCAGGCCACCGTGCTCGCCGGCGATGGCCTGCTGGGCCGCGTGCTGGATGCCCACGGCAACCCGATCGATGGCCTCGGACCGATCAGTGGCGGCGTGCCCGCACCCATCTATGCCAGTTCGCCCAACCCGCTGTCACGCAAGTTGATCGACCGGCCATTTTCGACCGGCGTGCGGGCGATCGACAGCGTCATGAGCGTTGGCGAGGGCCAGCGACTGGGCATCTTCGCTGTCGCCGGCGGCGGCAAGAGCACGCTGCTTGGGATGCTCGCGCGCGGCGGCGATGCCGACGTCAACATCATCGCCCTGGTCGGCGAACGCGGCCGCGAGGTCAACGAATTCATCCTCGACAACCTGGGCGCCGAAGGCCTGGCGCGCTCGGTGGTCATCGTCGCCACCTCCGACCGGCCCGCTTTGGAGCGCAGTCGCGCGGCCTGGGTCGCCACCGCGATCGCCGAGCACTTCCGCGATCGCGGTCAGCGTGTGTTGTTGCTGCTCGATTCCGTGACCCGTTTCGCCCGCGCCCTGCGCGATGTCGGCCTTGCGGTGGGCGAGCCCCCGGCCCGTCGCGGTTATCCGCCCTCCGTCTTCAGCGCCCTGCCGGGGCTGTTCGAGCGGGCCGGCAACAACGACAAGGGCAGTATCACCGCGTTCTACACCGTCTTGATGGAGGACGAGGACGGCAGCGACCCGATCGCCGAGGAGGTGCGCTCGATCCTCGACGGCCACGTGGTGCTCTCGCGCAAGCTCGCGGCGGCCTACCACTACCCCGCCATCGACGTGCTTGGCAGCCTCAGCCGAACGATGCCGCGTGTGGTCGATCGCACGCACCAGCACGCCGCCGGGCAACTGCGGAAGTACCTGGCCAAGTACCAGGACATCGAGCTATTGCTGCAGCTGGGCGAGTACCAGCGCGGCACCGATCCGGAGGCGGACATCGCCATCGACCGCATTGAACCCATCCGCCGCCTGCTCCAACAGCCGGCGACCGAGCTGGTGCCGTTCGAACGTTCCGCCGACGCGCTGCGCAGGCTGTTCCCATGA
- a CDS encoding FliH/SctL family protein, translating to MEPGRFERVLAGNIVPPDSWERLADVDAVVEQVNALHTQASEQIQQARKEAAAAGYAEGIARAQTQMTEQLASLNERRARVLGEAQQRVIDLACAIVARLAPGFDPAQVAPSLVMEAVEAAQAEQFLLIRVHPSVRESVTAGLGAVRQAHPAVGVIELVDDESLDPLSCVVVSEAGQVRAGIAQQIEAIRSALAAHTPAVDPDDDSEAVGADRRVQRSSGDST from the coding sequence ATGGAGCCGGGGCGTTTCGAGCGCGTGCTGGCCGGCAACATCGTGCCGCCGGATTCCTGGGAGCGACTGGCCGACGTCGATGCCGTGGTCGAGCAGGTCAACGCCTTGCACACACAGGCCAGCGAGCAGATCCAGCAGGCGCGCAAGGAAGCGGCGGCGGCGGGATACGCCGAAGGCATCGCCCGCGCCCAGACGCAGATGACCGAGCAGCTCGCATCTCTCAACGAGCGGCGCGCCCGCGTGCTCGGCGAGGCCCAGCAGCGCGTGATCGACCTGGCCTGCGCGATCGTTGCGCGCCTGGCGCCGGGCTTCGATCCCGCGCAAGTTGCGCCATCACTGGTCATGGAGGCCGTCGAAGCTGCGCAGGCCGAACAGTTCCTGCTGATCCGCGTGCATCCCTCGGTACGCGAATCGGTGACGGCCGGTCTTGGCGCCGTCCGGCAGGCGCACCCGGCCGTCGGTGTGATCGAGCTGGTGGATGACGAGAGCTTGGACCCGCTGAGCTGCGTGGTCGTGTCGGAGGCGGGACAGGTGCGCGCCGGTATCGCCCAGCAAATTGAGGCGATCCGCTCCGCGCTGGCGGCGCACACGCCGGCGGTGGATCCCGACGACGATTCGGAAGCTGTTGGGGCGGATCGACGCGTCCAACGCTCGTCTGGTGATTCCACGTGA